In the Pleuronectes platessa chromosome 8, fPlePla1.1, whole genome shotgun sequence genome, one interval contains:
- the hbegfa gene encoding heparin-binding EGF-like growth factor a — MGGGMMRIFCAALLMLVHALVVTRPTSGAAVDRYESDRQRHTAVINFMDTTKGRRSEDVITRATTVEYGWGGEEEENDDEYYEDEYEDGMSGDYDMVPRVSKSSQPKDPSAILETESTEGKRRTGKGRKRVKGKGKKRNPCLKKYKDFCIHGTCQYLRDIRQPACVCHPNYSGERCEFITLPVHSPEGYNRTTALAVVAVVLSSVCLTIIGLLLMLRFHKRGAYDVENEEKVKLGLSSNH, encoded by the exons ATGGGTGGAGGAATGATGAGGATTTTCTGCGCCGCGCTCCTGATGCTCGTTCACGCCTTGG tgGTGACCAGGCCGACCAGTGGTGCTGCGGTGGACAGGTATGAGAGTGACAGGCAGCGGCACACCGCCGTCATCAACTTCATGGACACAACCAAAGGCAGGAGGTCAGAGGACGTGATCACGAGGGCGACGACAGTGGAGTATGGCTGGGgaggcgaggaagaggagaacgaCGATGAATACTATGAAGACGAGTATGAAGACGGCATGTCTGGAGACTATGACATGGTGCCACGAG TGTCCAAGTCGAGCCAACCCAAAGACCCGTCTGCCATCCTGGAGACTGAGAGCAcagaaggaaagaggaggacaggaaaggggagaaagagggtgaaaggaaagggaaaaaagaggaaCCCGTGCCTGAAGAAGTACAAGGATTTCTGCATTCATGGCACCTGCCAGTACCTGAGGGACATCCGCCAACCGGCCTGTGT GTGCCACCCGAACTATTCTGGCGAAAGGTGTGAGTTCATCACGCTGCCTGTGCACTCCCCTGAGGGATACAACCGGACCACGGCTCTGGCTGTGGTGGCCGTGGTGCTGTCGTCCGTGTGCCTCACCATCATAGGTCTTTTATTAATGCTCAG GTTTCACAAGCGAGGGGCTTATGACGTAGAGAACGAGGAGAAGGTCAAACTGGGGTTATCATCCAACCACTGA